One part of the Cyclobacteriaceae bacterium genome encodes these proteins:
- a CDS encoding tandem-95 repeat protein has translation MSYRLCFTYGVASILVALFTATSLLAQNQTAKITPTSQIGYYEYLPPDYNSNSNNYPIVIFFHGMGERGNGTTDLPMVAYNGPPRYVVEGYKFPFILISPQLKASFGFWPVWYMDEVVEHVRTYLRVDPSRIYITGLSLGGGGAWEYTFNFPQKVAALAPICGGYNTLSWACTYRTNSIPIWAFHGDADSVVPISRTTNMINAINACTPAIIPTPIYTIYPGVWHDAWNYAYRTDNSLHTPNVYEWMMSKVKQGVSVNAGPDKNLSLPTNSTTVNGAASTTTGSITSYLWTKVSGPSATMTNANTPNLSLSNLVEGVYTFRLTATNSASQTGFDDVKISVFSGNQNPIANAGTNKTITLPTNSLNLVGSGSDPDGSIASYLWTKVSGPAATMTGNTTTTLSLSNLVQGVYVFRLTVTDNLGATGSADVTVTVNPAAVNQLPTAHTGGNKTVNLPTSTVTLNGWGSDTDGWIAAYLWTKISGPAASLTNTTTQNLTMSGLVAGVYVVRLTVTDNSGATAFEEATVTVIGTNQSPTANPGSNITLTLPTNSTNIVGSGSDPDGWITAYSWTQVSGPNTATLTNATSTTVTVSNLIQGVYTFRLTVTDNNGATGFANVTVTVNAAPVNVPPVANAGPDRSITLPTNSIIINGSGTDSDGTITAYSWTKQSGPAASLTNQNTANLTASGLVEGSYVFRLTVTDNQGATGQAQMTLTVLPAAINQSPIVNAGSDVSLTLPANSTVLQATASDPDGSIASYQWQKISGPSFSGTGNNTATFTLNDLQLGTYVFRITVTDNQGATASDDVSVFVFAANQPPVVTAPADQVITLPTTTTNLTAVASDPDGTVASFLWTYVSGPASPTLSGATTATLTASSLIIGTYTFRITVTDNDGATAFDEVNVVVQSATNQSPIANAGPNKSITLPTNSTNFTGSGVDPDGTIVSYAWVQISGAAATLSNANTATLTVQVPADGIYIFRLTVTDNDGATGSSNVTLTVNPAAINQPPVVNAGTNQTLTLPVNTTNLTGTASDPDGTIASYLWTKMSGPAATITNGNFPIASVSNLVEGLYTFRLTVTDNEGLTAFAQTTVTVLPAAVNQPPQAFAGPDQVLTLPVNSITLFGSGSDADGIVVSYLWTKQSGPAATLSNTTTATLSVADMVEGVYVFRLTVTDDKDATNSDDVIVTVNAASVNQPPVANAGPNLIITLPTNSANINGSGSDADGFIAAYLWAKVSGPTVTTGTLTNPTLSVSNLVEGIYVFRLQVTDNNGASATSDMTLTVNPATVNQAPVVSAGPDRTIFLPTNTIQLSGSASDPDGTIVTRLWTQVSGPAGAVLVNANTTLLTVNNLVEGVYRFRFTATDNLSAIGSADALVTVNAATANQAPFANAGTNQTIKLPTNSITLNGSGNDPDGTIASYDWVKLSGPSCTLANQSTPSLSVTNMVEGTYQFRLTVTDNLGATGSSQVTVTVLPATTNLPPAVSAGGNKNIVLPINTAVLNGSATDDGTIASVLWTKLSGPAVTMSGNTTTTLSLSNLVEGIYVFQLLATDNDGLTNTDNATVQVFPAPVSNLPPVVDAGGDRMIQLPVNSIKITAQASDPDGIISSYLWTQTAGNLVTINPNDTTFLQLTNLVPGMYQFMVSVTDGEGLSASDIVNLHVREEDPIVKPNNTFSPDGKGDIKTETWSINNADLIDDCFVEVFNRQGQKVYSSKGYTTEWNGTFNGSLLPQGVYFYVIRCPDKKPINGSVTLIR, from the coding sequence ATGTCCTACAGATTATGCTTTACTTATGGAGTAGCGTCCATACTAGTTGCGCTATTCACGGCAACTTCACTCCTGGCCCAAAACCAAACAGCAAAAATAACACCCACCAGCCAGATAGGATATTATGAGTACCTTCCCCCCGACTACAACTCGAACTCCAATAATTACCCAATTGTAATTTTCTTTCATGGCATGGGAGAAAGGGGAAATGGAACCACAGACCTACCCATGGTTGCCTATAATGGACCCCCACGCTATGTAGTTGAGGGCTATAAGTTCCCCTTTATTTTGATATCCCCTCAACTAAAAGCCAGCTTTGGGTTTTGGCCAGTATGGTATATGGATGAAGTTGTTGAACACGTAAGAACTTATTTACGTGTAGACCCGTCCAGGATTTACATTACAGGTTTAAGTTTAGGTGGTGGCGGTGCATGGGAATACACCTTTAACTTTCCCCAAAAAGTTGCTGCTTTAGCCCCCATTTGTGGAGGTTACAACACGCTATCGTGGGCCTGTACCTACCGTACAAACAGCATACCCATTTGGGCATTTCATGGAGACGCAGACTCGGTGGTTCCAATATCCAGAACTACCAATATGATCAATGCGATTAACGCCTGTACCCCAGCGATTATTCCAACACCAATCTACACGATCTATCCTGGCGTTTGGCATGATGCGTGGAACTATGCATACCGAACCGACAATTCGTTACACACGCCAAATGTTTATGAATGGATGATGAGCAAGGTAAAGCAAGGTGTTTCTGTCAATGCAGGACCCGATAAAAACCTCTCACTGCCAACGAACTCAACAACAGTTAATGGAGCCGCTTCAACTACCACCGGAAGCATCACATCATATTTATGGACTAAAGTTAGCGGGCCTTCTGCCACAATGACCAACGCAAATACCCCCAACCTATCCTTGTCAAATTTAGTAGAAGGGGTTTATACGTTTAGGCTTACCGCTACCAATAGTGCTTCGCAAACTGGATTCGATGATGTTAAAATTTCAGTTTTTAGTGGCAATCAAAATCCGATAGCCAATGCAGGAACCAACAAGACTATTACACTACCAACAAACTCCCTTAACCTGGTAGGAAGTGGATCAGACCCTGATGGCTCAATTGCCTCTTATTTATGGACAAAGGTAAGTGGCCCTGCCGCCACCATGACGGGCAACACTACAACTACACTAAGCTTGAGTAATCTTGTTCAGGGAGTTTATGTTTTCAGGCTTACTGTTACGGACAATCTGGGTGCTACTGGTTCTGCAGATGTAACGGTTACGGTTAATCCTGCAGCCGTCAATCAACTTCCTACTGCACATACCGGTGGTAACAAAACCGTAAATCTCCCTACCAGCACAGTTACTTTAAATGGCTGGGGAAGTGATACAGACGGCTGGATTGCCGCGTATTTGTGGACAAAAATAAGTGGGCCCGCAGCCTCACTCACCAACACTACAACGCAGAACTTAACAATGTCAGGTCTGGTAGCGGGTGTGTATGTAGTACGGCTTACGGTTACTGATAATAGTGGCGCAACAGCATTTGAAGAAGCTACCGTTACGGTGATTGGGACAAATCAATCGCCCACTGCTAATCCTGGCTCCAACATTACCTTAACACTACCTACCAACTCTACAAACATTGTAGGGTCTGGGTCAGATCCGGATGGTTGGATAACTGCCTATTCATGGACACAGGTCAGTGGCCCCAATACAGCAACTTTAACAAATGCTACCTCAACCACAGTAACGGTAAGCAATTTAATTCAGGGAGTTTATACCTTCAGACTTACCGTAACCGATAACAATGGGGCAACTGGTTTTGCAAATGTAACGGTAACGGTAAATGCAGCACCCGTAAATGTACCACCGGTAGCCAATGCAGGCCCCGATCGATCGATTACCCTACCGACTAACTCAATTATAATCAATGGATCTGGAACAGATTCCGATGGTACCATTACAGCCTATAGCTGGACAAAACAAAGCGGTCCTGCTGCTTCCCTAACGAATCAAAATACCGCAAACTTAACAGCTTCCGGACTTGTGGAAGGAAGTTATGTCTTCAGGTTAACGGTTACCGATAACCAGGGAGCGACAGGTCAAGCTCAAATGACATTAACGGTATTACCGGCAGCCATTAACCAATCTCCAATTGTTAATGCCGGTTCGGATGTCAGTCTTACTTTGCCGGCTAATAGTACTGTTTTACAAGCCACCGCAAGCGACCCCGATGGATCCATTGCTTCTTATCAATGGCAAAAGATCAGCGGCCCATCGTTCTCAGGCACCGGAAACAATACAGCGACTTTTACTTTAAATGACCTGCAGCTAGGCACTTATGTATTTCGAATAACCGTAACCGATAATCAGGGAGCCACCGCCAGCGATGATGTGAGTGTTTTCGTATTTGCGGCCAACCAACCCCCAGTGGTTACTGCACCCGCAGACCAGGTTATTACTTTGCCAACAACAACAACTAACCTAACTGCAGTTGCTTCCGATCCTGATGGTACCGTAGCCTCATTCCTATGGACCTATGTTTCTGGTCCTGCCAGCCCAACTTTAAGCGGAGCCACAACAGCTACTCTAACAGCCAGTAGCCTTATTATAGGAACTTATACATTCAGAATAACCGTTACCGACAATGATGGAGCTACCGCGTTTGATGAAGTGAACGTGGTCGTGCAATCCGCCACAAACCAATCTCCTATTGCAAATGCAGGCCCAAACAAATCGATTACCTTACCTACAAACTCTACTAACTTTACGGGGTCCGGAGTTGACCCGGATGGGACAATCGTAAGTTATGCCTGGGTGCAAATCAGTGGTGCGGCCGCTACCCTTTCAAACGCCAACACAGCCACGTTAACGGTTCAAGTACCTGCTGATGGAATTTACATTTTCCGGTTAACGGTAACGGATAATGATGGGGCAACAGGTTCTAGTAATGTTACACTAACGGTTAACCCCGCAGCTATCAATCAACCTCCGGTGGTGAATGCAGGAACAAATCAAACCCTTACATTGCCGGTAAACACAACTAACCTTACAGGCACGGCATCTGATCCGGATGGTACCATTGCCTCTTATTTATGGACAAAAATGAGTGGACCAGCAGCTACTATTACAAATGGAAATTTCCCTATTGCATCAGTAAGTAATCTTGTTGAGGGTCTCTATACCTTCAGATTGACTGTGACTGACAATGAAGGACTAACCGCATTTGCCCAGACAACAGTTACTGTATTACCCGCTGCAGTTAATCAACCCCCTCAGGCCTTTGCTGGCCCCGATCAGGTACTTACATTACCTGTTAACAGCATCACGCTTTTTGGCTCAGGTAGCGATGCCGATGGTATTGTCGTGTCTTACCTGTGGACAAAACAAAGCGGGCCGGCAGCAACGCTCTCAAATACCACTACCGCAACCCTCTCAGTAGCAGATATGGTAGAAGGAGTTTACGTTTTCAGATTGACCGTAACGGATGACAAAGATGCCACCAACAGCGATGATGTAATCGTTACTGTAAATGCCGCATCAGTAAATCAACCCCCAGTGGCAAATGCAGGCCCGAACTTGATTATCACACTGCCAACAAACAGTGCAAATATCAATGGATCAGGAAGTGATGCGGATGGTTTCATAGCCGCGTACTTATGGGCCAAAGTTTCTGGACCAACGGTTACAACAGGTACGTTGACCAACCCAACCCTTTCAGTATCTAACCTGGTAGAGGGCATTTATGTATTCCGCTTACAGGTAACTGATAATAATGGGGCTTCTGCCACCAGTGACATGACCCTGACGGTGAATCCGGCAACCGTAAATCAAGCTCCTGTTGTTAGTGCTGGGCCTGACAGAACAATCTTTTTACCCACCAATACCATTCAACTTTCAGGTAGTGCCAGCGATCCGGATGGTACCATTGTTACTCGTTTGTGGACCCAGGTCAGTGGCCCAGCGGGTGCAGTATTGGTTAATGCAAATACCACATTGCTCACGGTTAATAACCTTGTTGAAGGCGTGTATCGGTTCAGGTTTACCGCTACCGACAACCTATCCGCTATTGGATCGGCTGATGCTCTGGTAACCGTTAATGCAGCAACGGCCAATCAGGCTCCCTTTGCCAATGCAGGCACAAATCAAACTATAAAACTACCAACAAACAGCATTACCCTTAATGGTAGCGGAAACGATCCGGATGGCACAATTGCTTCATACGATTGGGTTAAGTTAAGCGGACCCTCGTGCACATTGGCCAATCAAAGCACACCTTCATTATCAGTAACGAATATGGTTGAAGGCACTTACCAATTCAGGCTAACCGTTACCGATAATCTTGGTGCTACGGGTTCCAGCCAGGTTACAGTAACCGTATTGCCGGCTACTACTAATTTGCCTCCTGCCGTTAGTGCCGGTGGAAATAAAAACATTGTTCTTCCAATAAACACTGCCGTATTAAATGGCTCAGCCACGGATGACGGAACAATAGCTTCAGTACTTTGGACAAAACTATCAGGGCCGGCTGTAACCATGAGTGGAAATACAACTACTACACTATCGTTGAGCAATTTGGTTGAAGGCATTTATGTATTTCAATTATTAGCAACGGATAATGATGGGTTAACCAATACAGATAATGCGACTGTTCAGGTTTTCCCTGCGCCTGTGTCAAATCTGCCCCCTGTTGTAGATGCCGGAGGAGATCGCATGATCCAGCTTCCGGTAAACTCAATAAAAATAACCGCCCAGGCTTCTGACCCTGATGGCATTATCTCTTCCTATTTATGGACGCAGACTGCCGGAAATTTGGTAACGATTAATCCCAATGATACTACCTTCCTGCAACTAACCAATCTGGTGCCCGGAATGTACCAATTTATGGTATCCGTTACGGATGGTGAGGGACTTTCTGCAAGTGATATAGTTAACCTGCACGTACGGGAGGAAGACCCTATTGTGAAACCCAACAATACTTTTTCGCCTGATGGAAAAGGTGATATCAAAACAGAGACCTGGTCTATCAATAATGCCGATTTGATTGACGACTGTTTTGTAGAGGTTTTTAACCGCCAGGGTCAAAAAGTATATTCGTCAAAAGGATATACGACCGAATGGAATGGAACCTTTAACGGTTCGTTGCTTCCGCAGGGAGTTTATTTTTACGTAATTCGGTGTCCGGATAAAAAGCCGATAAATGGATCCGTAACGCTAATCCGATAA
- a CDS encoding PorP/SprF family type IX secretion system membrane protein: MNFLRPLLALILLQVLLSPVVAQQNLIYNHYFLSPYLLNPSFIAPNGYTELNLNFRKQWAQFDGSPSTITANLQVPVNYKMGWAVNVYNDQAGVLQTNAGSASFAYQAYLGKSTDTNHKIGFGLSMGYSMSRVDISKVDDPTDPSLTNSNTSNLIGQFGIHYQFNNLKIGFALPSLFATKVISEDNFNTPEFDALKNTFSSISYNFKISDRFAFEPYFLYRTNEIKESQFEVLGVLKIDNLLWAGGSYRQDYGPAAFLGFFIKEKINVGYAYEFAPNVVDGFGTGSHELHVRLRLGKKQVSRPSPTTKTTQPAEEPAKQEKATENTEPEEKPVDRPVTEEQPKQEAKVEQPTATPEVKPEEPKAVEKVVEEKSDLPPGYYVIVGAFKYSTNANKYANDLKANGFPAIVTYSALRNFSYVHVGNFQTLEEARTVRDQYRAKSRFYFRDTWILLVK; encoded by the coding sequence ATGAATTTTTTAAGACCCCTCCTCGCACTTATTCTTCTTCAGGTTTTGTTGAGCCCGGTGGTAGCCCAACAGAACCTGATTTACAATCATTATTTTCTAAGCCCCTACCTGTTAAACCCGTCCTTTATAGCCCCTAACGGTTATACCGAATTAAACCTGAATTTTCGCAAGCAATGGGCACAGTTTGATGGTTCTCCATCAACGATAACAGCAAACCTGCAGGTTCCGGTTAATTATAAAATGGGGTGGGCTGTCAATGTTTACAACGATCAGGCAGGAGTACTTCAAACCAATGCTGGCTCTGCCTCCTTTGCCTATCAGGCCTACCTGGGCAAGAGTACAGATACAAACCATAAAATCGGGTTTGGGTTATCCATGGGGTATTCGATGAGCCGGGTGGATATTAGTAAAGTTGACGACCCTACTGACCCTTCCTTGACCAACTCGAACACCTCAAACCTTATCGGGCAATTTGGTATCCACTACCAATTCAATAACCTAAAAATTGGGTTCGCATTACCCAGTTTATTTGCCACTAAAGTTATTTCGGAAGATAATTTCAATACCCCTGAATTTGATGCCCTCAAAAATACCTTTTCTTCCATTAGTTATAATTTCAAAATCAGTGACCGCTTTGCATTCGAACCTTACTTTTTGTACCGGACAAACGAAATAAAAGAAAGTCAATTTGAAGTATTGGGTGTTCTTAAAATAGATAACCTACTATGGGCTGGTGGCTCTTACCGACAGGATTACGGCCCCGCTGCTTTCTTAGGTTTTTTTATAAAAGAGAAAATCAATGTGGGGTATGCTTACGAATTTGCCCCAAATGTTGTAGATGGTTTTGGAACTGGTTCACACGAACTGCATGTTCGCTTGCGCCTGGGCAAGAAGCAGGTAAGCCGCCCGTCACCCACAACCAAAACTACTCAACCGGCAGAAGAACCTGCCAAACAGGAAAAAGCAACTGAAAATACAGAACCGGAAGAAAAACCCGTTGACCGACCAGTGACCGAAGAGCAACCTAAACAGGAAGCTAAAGTCGAACAACCCACAGCAACACCAGAAGTAAAGCCGGAAGAACCTAAAGCTGTTGAAAAAGTTGTGGAGGAGAAATCAGATTTGCCCCCGGGCTATTATGTAATTGTTGGTGCCTTTAAATACAGTACCAATGCCAACAAATACGCAAATGATCTAAAAGCCAATGGGTTCCCCGCTATAGTGACTTACTCCGCTCTAAGAAACTTTAGCTATGTACACGTAGGCAACTTCCAAACCTTGGAAGAAGCCCGTACCGTACGTGATCAATACCGTGCCAAGAGCAGGTTCTATTTCAGGGATACTTGGATTCTACTGGTTAAGTGA
- a CDS encoding SGNH/GDSL hydrolase family protein, with the protein MKNSKNVLLFFISILILFWNPLSFHLYYSSHEVFESKVLNFLFWLIPIGGMLAILYVRRQKSLSQKTESLIFNGAYIGIILGFLILINFLIGVFTAPEKESAAGRVIKSDGLIFKPKSVAVYKTVEFDYTATINSLGLRNKEVEIEKAEGIYRILCFGDSWTFGWGVNIEFSWPMQMENYLKENGYTHVEVINCGQGGQFTTTYKQFMADAVPLLKPDLVLVGVLQLDDLAQLFENKLLAEPKGDVNNPKYLIRSFLMASFGNYLKLMSRDDSSAINIQAVWEADNKGLIKDFKGLRKLRFTTLTDTIQTLFKTGNLNPGLLNNYIDFPDRVTIFNNPNHPATLDAMQKMSDDVQEMKGICEANNAALIFINLPMNYFTGHKVERMPSDVLNEYFKENNRIDSIYSSIAFAHQLPYVELTEHFKKLKEKNAYFFKYDGHPNERGYHEIATETGRYLVENHYLKK; encoded by the coding sequence ATGAAAAATTCGAAGAATGTACTGTTGTTCTTTATCTCTATTCTTATCCTGTTCTGGAATCCATTGTCATTCCACCTCTACTACTCCAGTCATGAGGTATTTGAATCAAAAGTTTTGAACTTTCTTTTTTGGTTAATACCAATTGGTGGAATGCTTGCCATACTCTATGTAAGGCGACAAAAAAGTTTATCGCAAAAAACAGAAAGCCTGATTTTTAATGGCGCATACATTGGTATAATCCTTGGTTTTCTGATCCTTATTAATTTTTTAATTGGAGTATTTACAGCACCTGAAAAGGAAAGCGCTGCCGGCCGCGTGATAAAAAGCGATGGTTTGATTTTTAAACCCAAATCAGTTGCTGTTTATAAAACTGTGGAGTTTGATTATACGGCAACAATCAATAGCCTGGGGCTGCGCAACAAAGAGGTTGAAATTGAGAAAGCAGAGGGCATCTATAGAATTTTGTGTTTTGGCGACAGTTGGACGTTTGGGTGGGGGGTTAACATTGAATTTAGCTGGCCCATGCAAATGGAGAATTACCTGAAGGAAAACGGATACACCCATGTTGAAGTTATTAATTGCGGGCAGGGAGGTCAGTTTACCACTACCTACAAACAATTCATGGCGGACGCTGTACCCCTGCTGAAGCCCGATTTGGTTTTGGTGGGTGTTCTTCAGTTGGATGACCTGGCGCAGCTATTTGAAAATAAATTACTGGCTGAACCAAAAGGAGATGTGAACAATCCCAAATACCTGATCCGCTCCTTCCTGATGGCTTCGTTTGGAAATTATCTAAAGCTAATGAGCCGGGATGATTCAAGTGCAATTAATATTCAAGCTGTATGGGAGGCCGACAATAAGGGCCTGATTAAAGACTTTAAGGGCCTTCGAAAACTTCGTTTTACCACGTTAACCGACACCATTCAAACATTATTCAAAACCGGAAACTTAAATCCCGGCTTGTTAAACAACTATATAGATTTTCCTGACCGTGTAACCATTTTCAACAACCCTAATCACCCGGCTACGCTGGACGCCATGCAAAAAATGAGTGATGACGTTCAGGAAATGAAAGGGATATGTGAAGCAAACAACGCAGCATTGATATTCATTAACCTTCCCATGAATTACTTTACAGGTCATAAGGTTGAGCGAATGCCTTCGGATGTTTTGAACGAATATTTCAAGGAAAATAATCGTATTGATTCTATTTATTCTTCTATCGCGTTTGCCCATCAACTTCCTTATGTTGAGCTTACTGAGCATTTTAAAAAGCTTAAAGAAAAGAATGCCTACTTCTTTAAATACGATGGGCATCCCAATGAGCGAGGCTACCATGAAATTGCCACAGAAACAGGGAGGTATTTAGTTGAAAATCATTATCTCAAAAAATAG
- a CDS encoding acetyltransferase, with protein MLVAGASRHAKEVLDILYRQNQTDDLRFFDDIHVNGPNFFYERFPIIHSVKDVQEIFKADNRFILGLGGTNARAVVAKKLLTAGGSLHTVIAESARVGHFQVTIESGVNIMEFVLISSSVVIGEGSLINALAAIHHDVTVGSYCEISPRATLLGGSSVGDFSSVGSGAVILPNIKVGANVIIGAGSVITRDIPDNVVVVGVPGKVIRENSNRAS; from the coding sequence GTGTTAGTAGCCGGAGCCAGCCGCCACGCAAAGGAAGTACTTGATATACTGTATCGGCAGAATCAAACAGATGATCTGCGATTCTTTGATGATATCCATGTAAACGGCCCTAATTTTTTTTATGAACGTTTTCCGATCATTCATAGCGTGAAGGATGTTCAGGAAATTTTCAAAGCAGATAACCGGTTTATTTTAGGATTGGGCGGCACGAATGCAAGGGCAGTAGTGGCAAAAAAATTACTAACAGCCGGAGGAAGCCTTCATACTGTCATTGCTGAGTCGGCACGAGTGGGTCATTTCCAGGTAACAATTGAGTCAGGTGTTAACATTATGGAGTTTGTGTTGATCAGCAGCAGTGTTGTTATTGGTGAGGGAAGTCTGATCAATGCATTGGCAGCCATCCATCATGATGTGACAGTAGGTTCCTATTGTGAAATTTCTCCCCGGGCTACCTTACTGGGTGGATCGTCCGTTGGTGATTTCAGCAGCGTTGGAAGTGGGGCTGTTATCCTGCCGAATATTAAAGTAGGAGCGAATGTGATTATTGGTGCAGGAAGTGTGATTACGCGCGACATACCGGATAACGTAGTGGTGGTGGGCGTTCCGGGCAAGGTTATCAGGGAAAATTCTAATCGTGCTTCTTAA
- a CDS encoding DegT/DnrJ/EryC1/StrS family aminotransferase, producing MIPVTKPFLPPQHEYEKYLDGIWQRNWLTNNGPLVNELELKLKEYLKVNHLLFLTNGTIAIQIAIKALDLNGEIITTPFSYVATTSSIVWEGCKPVFVDIDKNTLNIDPKKVEAAITANTSAILATHVYGNPCDIDALHAIAERHNLKVIYDAAHAFGTLYKGKSVFEFGDVSTASFHATKLFHTIEGGGVVTNSAALLKRMAYMRNFGHDGPEKFAEVGINGKNSEYHAAMGLVNLSHIEAIRQARKVQSEYYDKALKNLKCQKPAIAKEATFNYAYYAVVLPTEEITIRMVEELNRNLIYPRRYFYPSLDELPYLERAELPITRSVSNRVLCLPLYHTLTNEEIDFVARIMLRVQNN from the coding sequence ATGATCCCTGTGACCAAACCTTTTCTTCCGCCACAACACGAGTACGAAAAATACCTGGATGGCATTTGGCAGCGCAACTGGCTAACGAATAATGGCCCGCTGGTAAATGAGTTGGAACTGAAACTGAAAGAATACCTGAAGGTTAATCATTTGCTTTTTCTTACCAACGGAACCATTGCCATTCAAATAGCCATAAAGGCATTAGACCTGAACGGAGAGATAATCACTACGCCTTTTTCGTATGTGGCTACTACCAGCAGTATTGTTTGGGAAGGCTGCAAACCCGTGTTTGTTGACATTGACAAGAATACACTCAACATCGATCCCAAAAAAGTTGAAGCGGCTATAACGGCCAATACCTCGGCCATTCTGGCTACACATGTGTACGGAAATCCGTGCGACATTGATGCGCTACACGCTATTGCAGAAAGGCATAACTTAAAAGTGATTTATGATGCAGCACATGCGTTTGGTACCCTTTACAAGGGAAAGTCGGTTTTCGAATTCGGGGATGTAAGCACTGCGAGCTTTCATGCCACTAAACTTTTTCACACCATAGAAGGAGGGGGGGTTGTTACCAACTCAGCAGCACTGCTCAAGCGAATGGCTTATATGCGCAACTTCGGCCACGATGGTCCTGAAAAATTTGCCGAGGTGGGCATCAATGGAAAGAATTCTGAATATCATGCGGCCATGGGGTTGGTTAATCTTTCGCATATTGAGGCTATTCGCCAGGCACGCAAAGTGCAAAGTGAATATTACGATAAGGCGCTGAAAAACCTGAAGTGTCAAAAGCCGGCCATTGCAAAAGAAGCTACGTTCAATTACGCCTATTATGCCGTGGTATTGCCGACAGAAGAAATTACCATTCGGATGGTTGAGGAGTTAAATAGGAATTTGATTTACCCGCGCAGGTACTTTTATCCTTCACTGGATGAATTACCGTATTTAGAAAGGGCAGAATTGCCCATAACCCGTTCCGTTAGCAACCGGGTGTTGTGCTTGCCGTTGTATCATACACTCACAAATGAAGAAATTGACTTTGTGGCGCGGATAATGTTAAGGGTTCAAAATAACTGA
- a CDS encoding HigA family addiction module antidote protein codes for MKKLKNIHPGEILQEEFLIPLGLSAYKLSKDIGIPQTRVSEIIKGNRRITADTALRLSKYFGNSAKFWLGLQDDFDIEEEEQIKSKEFDSIEHYQVNTA; via the coding sequence ATGAAAAAATTAAAAAACATTCACCCAGGAGAAATCCTTCAGGAGGAATTCTTAATCCCACTAGGACTTAGTGCCTATAAATTATCGAAGGACATAGGAATACCTCAGACAAGGGTGTCTGAAATCATAAAGGGGAACAGAAGAATAACGGCTGACACGGCACTTCGACTATCAAAGTATTTTGGTAATTCAGCAAAGTTCTGGCTAGGGCTTCAAGACGACTTTGATATTGAGGAAGAGGAACAGATTAAGTCAAAAGAATTTGATTCCATTGAGCACTACCAAGTCAATACAGCATAA
- a CDS encoding type II toxin-antitoxin system RelE/ParE family toxin, whose protein sequence is MIVSFGSKETKKIWDGERVRGLAIEVQETARRKLRMLNNAQTIADLKIPPSNRLERLKGNLKDFYSIRINDQWRIIFQWDKGIASDVEILDYH, encoded by the coding sequence ATGATTGTATCCTTTGGCTCCAAAGAAACAAAGAAAATTTGGGACGGTGAGCGAGTTAGGGGATTGGCTATAGAAGTGCAGGAAACGGCAAGGCGAAAATTGAGAATGCTGAACAACGCACAAACTATAGCAGACTTGAAAATTCCACCATCGAATAGGTTGGAGAGACTAAAGGGTAATCTTAAAGACTTTTATTCGATAAGAATTAATGACCAGTGGAGAATTATATTTCAATGGGATAAAGGTATCGCTTCAGACGTAGAGATATTGGATTATCATTAA